A genomic segment from Deltaproteobacteria bacterium encodes:
- a CDS encoding DegQ family serine endoprotease, translating into MESKNRKTFIMFLLAFLIASFIVSLVEVLRSSFIPVGPDVQTVSAVSSADNPRSPGSFADLAEKLKPSVVNISTTKTIRSGRGGQSRSPFDRYFWGDDFFDRFFGDIPKREFKQRSLGSGFIISHDGYIFTNNHVVEQADKILVKLSTGKEYEAKVIGRDAKTDLALIKIKPGESLPVAEIGDSEKLRVGDWVLAIGNPFGLEQTVTAGIISAKGRVIGAGPYDNFIQTDASINPGNSGGPLFNMEGKVIGINAVIIAQGQGIGFAIPINMAKTVLPDLKSKGKVTRAWLGVSVQDVTDDIAKSFKLKESGGALVSEVFKGDPADKAGLRTGDLITEVNGKKIKDTHELLLTIASFHVGDKVEIKALRDGQEKTFRIVVTERRDQPEVASAEETAQNFGMVIQDITPEIARYLGIASRRGVIVVDVKDGSTADENGIQPQDIILQVNNVKISSMKEYLRETSKKSAKNSVLLLIKRGKATFFVSLRK; encoded by the coding sequence ATGGAAAGTAAAAACAGAAAAACCTTTATCATGTTTCTGCTGGCTTTTCTGATAGCGTCTTTTATCGTTTCTCTTGTGGAGGTATTGAGGTCATCTTTTATTCCTGTTGGACCTGATGTTCAGACAGTATCGGCGGTTTCATCAGCGGATAATCCTCGTTCACCGGGATCGTTTGCTGATCTGGCTGAGAAATTGAAACCGTCCGTTGTAAATATCAGTACAACGAAAACAATCCGCTCCGGCCGTGGAGGACAATCCAGATCGCCTTTTGACCGATACTTTTGGGGAGATGATTTCTTTGATAGATTTTTTGGCGACATACCCAAGAGAGAATTCAAACAGAGGAGTCTCGGTTCCGGTTTTATCATTAGTCATGACGGCTATATTTTCACGAACAATCACGTTGTTGAGCAGGCCGACAAGATACTGGTTAAACTTTCAACGGGAAAGGAGTATGAAGCCAAGGTCATTGGCAGGGATGCAAAAACGGACCTCGCTCTTATAAAAATTAAACCGGGCGAAAGTCTACCTGTTGCTGAAATAGGCGATTCCGAGAAATTGCGTGTCGGCGACTGGGTTCTTGCCATCGGAAACCCCTTCGGCCTTGAACAGACGGTAACCGCGGGCATTATCAGCGCTAAGGGCAGGGTGATAGGCGCTGGACCCTATGATAATTTCATTCAAACGGACGCCTCCATCAATCCCGGGAATAGCGGGGGGCCTCTTTTTAATATGGAAGGTAAAGTGATAGGCATTAATGCGGTAATTATAGCCCAGGGACAGGGCATCGGGTTTGCTATACCGATTAATATGGCCAAAACCGTACTGCCTGACCTCAAATCAAAAGGGAAAGTTACCCGTGCCTGGCTTGGCGTTTCTGTCCAGGATGTCACCGACGATATAGCCAAGAGTTTTAAACTTAAAGAGAGTGGTGGTGCATTGGTATCCGAAGTATTCAAGGGAGATCCAGCCGACAAGGCCGGTCTGAGGACAGGGGATCTCATAACCGAGGTGAATGGCAAAAAAATAAAAGATACCCACGAGTTGTTGCTTACGATCGCCTCTTTTCATGTCGGGGACAAGGTTGAGATCAAAGCCCTGCGGGATGGTCAGGAAAAGACTTTTCGCATTGTTGTAACAGAAAGAAGGGACCAGCCGGAAGTGGCATCGGCAGAAGAGACTGCACAAAACTTTGGGATGGTCATACAGGATATCACTCCTGAGATTGCCCGATATCTTGGAATTGCAAGCAGAAGAGGTGTAATTGTTGTTGATGTTAAAGACGGAAGCACTGCCGATGAGAATGGTATTCAGCCCCAGGACATCATCCTGCAGGTTAATAACGTGAAAATTTCATCCATGAAAGAATACCTGAGGGAAACATCGAAGAAAAGTGCAAAAAACAGCGTTCTTCTCTTAATCAAGCGGGGCAAGGCAACGTTTTTTGTAAGTCTGCGCAAGTAA
- a CDS encoding SufD family Fe-S cluster assembly protein codes for MSKIDEKARTALKKKSLYGPDIDLDCFRSEAVSHEYDPDLSNFSEGEKKHIEGVGFLTSHGERTGSFVMKDHSPVQCSIRQDGVELLSMNDALKKYYGLTDYWWKAVDIDADKYTAQAAVAFHDGYFIRARAGIKAEYPVQACLYISSEGIAQNVHNMVIAEEDSELHIITGCTTAPHLKKGLHVGVSEFYIKKGATVTFTMLHTWGEEIVVRPRTSVWVEEGATFMSNYVCMKMAKSVQMYPSVRLKGRNAVARINTILVAPKGSDLDIGGRVSLEAPGTKAEIISRAITRGGNIIARGLLIGQVADVKAHLECNGLILSEEGRIRAIPELDGWVAGVEMSHEAAVGKISQDEIEYLMSRGLSEDEATALIVRGFLNVKMEGLPKELQDEIERIVYETGSSVF; via the coding sequence ATGTCAAAGATAGACGAAAAAGCGAGAACTGCCCTGAAAAAGAAATCACTCTATGGGCCTGATATTGATCTTGACTGCTTCAGGAGTGAGGCCGTTTCTCATGAATATGATCCCGACTTATCCAACTTTTCCGAAGGAGAGAAAAAGCATATCGAGGGGGTCGGGTTCCTCACATCACATGGGGAAAGGACGGGAAGCTTTGTGATGAAGGATCACTCTCCCGTTCAATGCTCTATCCGCCAGGATGGAGTTGAGCTGCTTTCCATGAATGATGCCCTGAAGAAATATTACGGACTAACGGACTACTGGTGGAAAGCCGTTGATATTGATGCAGACAAGTACACCGCCCAGGCGGCAGTCGCATTTCATGACGGCTATTTCATTCGGGCCAGGGCGGGAATAAAGGCAGAGTACCCAGTACAGGCCTGCCTCTACATCAGTAGCGAGGGCATTGCCCAGAACGTACACAACATGGTTATCGCTGAGGAAGATTCGGAACTTCATATCATCACAGGATGTACAACAGCGCCCCATCTAAAAAAGGGTTTACATGTCGGTGTATCGGAATTCTACATTAAAAAGGGTGCAACGGTTACATTTACGATGCTCCATACCTGGGGTGAAGAGATTGTTGTAAGACCGAGAACCTCCGTCTGGGTAGAAGAGGGGGCGACGTTCATGTCAAATTATGTGTGCATGAAAATGGCTAAATCCGTGCAGATGTACCCCTCGGTCAGATTAAAGGGGAGAAATGCGGTTGCAAGAATCAACACAATCCTCGTTGCCCCGAAGGGATCAGATCTGGATATAGGGGGGCGTGTCTCTCTCGAAGCGCCGGGGACAAAGGCGGAAATTATATCGAGGGCTATTACCAGGGGAGGTAACATTATAGCCAGAGGACTCCTCATAGGGCAGGTAGCGGATGTGAAAGCCCACCTCGAATGCAACGGGCTTATCCTATCCGAAGAAGGCCGCATTCGTGCGATCCCGGAGCTTGACGGGTGGGTCGCCGGAGTGGAAATGTCCCATGAAGCCGCTGTCGGCAAGATATCTCAGGACGAAATAGAATATCTCATGTCGCGTGGCTTAAGTGAAGACGAGGCGACAGCTCTGATCGTGAGAGGATTCCTGAACGTCAAGATGGAAGGGCTTCCCAAAGAACTTCAGGACGAGATCGAAAGGATCGTTTACGAAACCGGCAGCAGCGTCTTCTAG
- a CDS encoding lysophospholipid acyltransferase family protein, with the protein MIKHLSRFALKYGLIPCAHYLIRLYFSLVRIRTINEDIIFNHLKGGKKAIVAIWHQRIMLILSYAGRFGGYKPSVMISQSRDGEIIARVANRLNFRPVRGSSSRGGKGALSSMITDLAQHPLAAHVLDGPSGPRGVIKPGLIVMARSSGVPIFPVYISVDRAWVLNSWDRTLIPKPFSTITVRWDDPIVVPEDIDEEAFESTRKQIEQHMKEDQNKDDAEKGWRSPLL; encoded by the coding sequence ATGATCAAACACCTGTCACGATTCGCTTTGAAATATGGCCTCATCCCATGTGCTCATTATCTCATTCGTTTATACTTTTCTCTGGTAAGAATCAGGACCATTAATGAGGATATTATTTTTAATCACCTCAAAGGCGGCAAAAAGGCGATAGTCGCGATCTGGCATCAGCGTATCATGCTGATCTTGAGCTATGCCGGAAGGTTTGGCGGTTACAAGCCTTCCGTTATGATCAGCCAGAGCCGTGACGGGGAAATAATTGCCAGGGTGGCAAACCGTCTCAACTTTCGACCCGTCCGGGGATCAAGTTCTCGTGGCGGAAAGGGAGCCCTGAGTAGTATGATCACAGACTTGGCCCAACACCCTTTAGCTGCCCATGTTCTGGATGGCCCAAGCGGACCCAGGGGTGTCATAAAGCCCGGTTTGATTGTAATGGCCCGATCATCCGGAGTCCCGATTTTCCCGGTCTATATTTCAGTCGACCGGGCATGGGTGCTGAATAGCTGGGATCGCACTCTGATACCAAAACCTTTCAGTACAATCACTGTGCGCTGGGATGATCCCATAGTGGTCCCGGAGGATATTGATGAGGAGGCATTTGAGAGCACACGGAAACAGATTGAGCAGCACATGAAGGAGGATCAGAACAAAGATGATGCGGAGAAGGGATGGAGATCTCCTTTGTTATAA
- a CDS encoding CehA/McbA family metallohydrolase, with the protein MPVINQVPMSYLYDYTGVIHIHSAYSFDGRTSMPDILEAARRNSLDFVMLTDHSNLRAREEGFEGWNGDTLLIVGQEIAPRFNHYIAFETNTPVIFPEDEQDINPQIYIDHVRAQGGIGFIAHPDHEGTNMFHVKHFPWLDWTATGYTGIGIWDFMSDWQSTLNGYIGALFSYFFPAFFLRGPKEETLQRWDRLNQSSKVVGIGELDNHNSIVKALGFNFSVFPFAKAFKFLRTHVITETPFAKDKKRDIELLLSALKQGRVYIAGEYYQEAKGFSFVLTDNKRNATMGDDFMLDGEACLATMLPVTAKVRIIKDGMLFIEETTHNLTCHIRQQGVYRVEAYLKVFGKYLPWIFSNPIYVKSG; encoded by the coding sequence GTGCCGGTCATCAATCAGGTTCCCATGTCTTACCTATACGATTATACGGGCGTCATTCACATCCACTCAGCCTACTCATTCGACGGTCGGACTTCTATGCCGGATATTTTGGAAGCGGCAAGGAGAAACTCCCTCGATTTTGTCATGCTTACCGATCACTCCAACCTGCGGGCGAGGGAAGAAGGCTTTGAGGGCTGGAACGGCGATACACTGCTTATCGTCGGACAGGAAATTGCCCCCCGATTCAACCACTACATTGCCTTCGAGACCAATACGCCCGTGATTTTTCCGGAGGACGAACAGGATATTAACCCCCAGATATACATCGATCATGTTCGGGCACAGGGAGGGATCGGCTTCATCGCCCACCCAGACCATGAAGGAACGAATATGTTTCACGTGAAACATTTCCCCTGGTTAGACTGGACAGCAACCGGTTACACAGGGATTGGGATATGGGACTTTATGTCGGATTGGCAAAGTACCCTGAATGGATACATCGGGGCCCTCTTCAGTTATTTCTTCCCTGCCTTTTTCCTCAGAGGACCAAAAGAAGAAACCTTACAGCGATGGGATCGATTGAACCAGAGCTCTAAAGTGGTTGGTATCGGTGAACTTGACAATCATAACTCCATAGTAAAGGCGTTGGGTTTCAATTTTTCCGTTTTTCCCTTCGCGAAGGCATTTAAATTTTTGAGAACTCATGTGATAACGGAAACACCTTTTGCCAAAGATAAAAAAAGGGATATTGAATTATTACTATCTGCCCTTAAACAGGGAAGGGTATATATAGCGGGAGAATATTACCAGGAAGCCAAGGGTTTCTCCTTTGTTTTAACAGATAACAAACGGAACGCGACTATGGGTGATGACTTTATGCTTGATGGAGAAGCTTGCCTTGCCACCATGCTACCCGTGACCGCGAAGGTCCGCATCATCAAAGACGGGATGCTTTTCATTGAAGAAACTACCCATAACCTGACGTGCCACATCCGCCAGCAGGGAGTTTACAGAGTCGAAGCCTATCTAAAAGTCTTTGGCAAATACCTGCCCTGGATATTTTCGAATCCTATTTATGTAAAAAGCGGTTGA
- a CDS encoding ABC transporter ATP-binding protein, producing MLLAIENLSVEIAEKEVLRDVNLAIGQGETHVLFGKNGSGKTTLLMAIMGFSGCRITGGKITFKGVDITHLPINERAKLGIGMSFQRPPTVRGLKVHDLIRTFNNNSEETIEQVAGSLNFTEFMERDINLGFSGGEIKKSELLQLIVQNPELILLDEPESGVDLENIKIIGRVIKKLLQKNLRRQRFKSGLVITHTGLILNYLEADKGHLMLNGRITCEGNPREMFETIESRGYEECARCQR from the coding sequence ATGTTACTCGCAATTGAGAATTTGTCAGTCGAAATTGCCGAAAAAGAAGTACTTAGGGACGTTAATCTGGCAATCGGCCAAGGAGAAACCCACGTCCTTTTCGGAAAAAACGGATCGGGAAAGACAACCCTGTTGATGGCTATTATGGGATTTTCCGGGTGCCGCATCACGGGTGGAAAGATAACATTTAAAGGTGTGGATATTACCCATCTTCCCATTAATGAAAGGGCAAAACTGGGTATAGGGATGTCATTTCAGCGGCCCCCGACCGTACGAGGGCTCAAGGTGCATGATCTTATCAGGACATTCAACAATAACAGTGAAGAAACCATTGAACAGGTCGCAGGCAGCCTGAACTTTACAGAATTCATGGAGCGGGATATCAACCTCGGTTTTTCCGGCGGTGAAATAAAAAAATCCGAACTCCTTCAGCTTATCGTCCAGAACCCGGAACTGATCCTCCTGGACGAACCGGAATCGGGAGTTGATCTGGAAAATATCAAAATCATCGGAAGGGTCATTAAAAAGCTGCTTCAGAAAAATCTCAGGAGACAGCGCTTTAAGTCGGGCCTCGTTATCACCCACACGGGACTTATCCTGAATTACCTTGAGGCGGACAAGGGCCACCTCATGCTCAACGGCAGGATTACATGCGAGGGCAATCCCAGAGAGATGTTTGAGACCATTGAAAGCCGCGGTTACGAGGAGTGCGCCAGATGTCAAAGATAG
- a CDS encoding endonuclease III domain-containing protein, whose product MYRGHYLLAIYETLNAHFGDLHWWPGDSPFEVIVGAILTQNTAWRNVESAISKLKTKGILYPEGIFKTDDQTLADLIRPSGYYNIKTQRLKSFIRFLYEVYNGNLDSMFAEDLWRLRGKLLTVKGIGEETADSILLYAGNKPIFVVDAYTRRILQRHDIIRRDTTYTERFLNVTRN is encoded by the coding sequence ATGTATAGGGGCCATTATCTGCTTGCGATATATGAAACACTGAATGCTCATTTCGGTGACCTCCACTGGTGGCCTGGTGATTCCCCTTTTGAGGTGATTGTCGGAGCAATACTCACCCAGAATACGGCATGGAGAAATGTTGAAAGTGCCATATCAAAACTGAAAACGAAAGGCATCCTTTACCCCGAGGGGATTTTCAAAACAGATGACCAAACACTTGCTGATCTTATTCGACCATCGGGATATTACAACATTAAGACCCAGAGATTAAAGTCATTTATACGGTTTCTCTATGAGGTGTATAATGGCAACCTGGACAGCATGTTTGCGGAAGACCTTTGGCGCCTGAGAGGAAAGTTGCTTACGGTCAAGGGTATTGGAGAGGAGACTGCCGACAGTATATTGCTTTACGCGGGAAACAAGCCCATATTCGTTGTTGATGCATATACAAGAAGGATTTTGCAGAGACATGATATTATCCGAAGAGATACCACATATACGGAGAGGTTTTTGAATGTTACTCGCAATTGA